Proteins from a single region of Sporichthyaceae bacterium:
- a CDS encoding sugar transferase, with the protein MANNQARPETDTINVRRSGCIARRVFDVITALLAAALLAPLLVLVAAVIMLTMGRPVLFRQPRSGRDGRVFQVAKFRTMRAEKFAGESDAARTPTAGRLLRAASLDELPQLWNILRGQMSVIGPRPTLPEQVAMYSSRERGRLTVRPGLTGWAQINGRNAISWPERIELDLWYIQHRSLSLDLKILLRTVLAVLCRGGIVGTGGINPGFPSPRAALGEVLPVATVEADG; encoded by the coding sequence ATGGCGAACAACCAAGCACGTCCAGAGACCGACACGATCAACGTACGGCGCAGCGGATGCATCGCGCGCCGGGTGTTCGACGTGATCACCGCGCTGCTCGCGGCCGCCCTGCTGGCGCCGTTGCTGGTGCTGGTGGCCGCGGTCATCATGCTGACGATGGGACGCCCGGTGTTGTTCCGCCAGCCACGCTCCGGCCGTGACGGCCGCGTGTTCCAGGTGGCCAAATTCCGCACCATGCGCGCGGAGAAGTTCGCGGGCGAGAGCGACGCCGCCCGTACGCCGACCGCCGGCCGACTACTGCGGGCCGCCAGCCTGGACGAATTGCCCCAGTTGTGGAACATCCTGCGCGGCCAGATGAGTGTGATCGGTCCGCGACCCACCCTGCCCGAGCAGGTCGCCATGTACTCCAGCCGGGAACGCGGCCGCCTCACGGTGCGTCCCGGCCTGACCGGATGGGCGCAGATCAACGGCCGCAACGCAATCAGTTGGCCGGAGCGCATCGAACTCGACCTGTGGTACATCCAGCACCGCTCGCTGAGCCTGGACCTGAAAATCCTGCTGCGCACCGTGCTCGCGGTGCTGTGCCGCGGCGGCATCGTCGGAACGGGCGGGATCAACCCCGGCTTCCCGAGTCCGCGTGCCGCGCTGGGCGAGGTCCTACCGGTCGCGACCGTGGAGGCGGACGGGTGA
- a CDS encoding aminotransferase class I/II-fold pyridoxal phosphate-dependent enzyme — MRIHLSKADISDVEEQFVLDALRSGWVAPLGPHVESFEDEIAERCGVAGALALSSGTAALHLALLEVGAQRGTAVVVPTMTFAASANAVVYTGASPVFVDALAEDGNVSPELLLTAVNSLQAEGIPVAAVMTVDLFGRCVDYPSLVDVLADHGIPLIEDAAEALGASKHGKPAGSFGRAAALSFNGNKIMTTSGGGMLLSDDLTLLARARYLSTQARQPVPHYEHTEVGYNYRLSNLLAALGRAQLSRLDSMIARRREIRAQYVLGLSDIPGLRFLGRTGMGSDREDNCWLTCITLDPTRCPISADTVIKGLAEEDIEARHLWKPMHMQPVFSGARAFVDGTAENLFSTGLTLPSGSALRDEEVSTVIDAVRAALGF, encoded by the coding sequence ATGCGGATTCATCTGTCGAAAGCCGACATCTCGGATGTCGAGGAACAATTCGTCCTCGATGCGCTGCGCTCTGGGTGGGTGGCCCCGTTGGGCCCGCACGTGGAGTCGTTCGAGGACGAGATCGCCGAGCGCTGCGGCGTCGCCGGTGCCCTGGCCCTGTCCTCCGGGACCGCCGCGCTGCACCTGGCCCTGCTCGAGGTCGGGGCCCAACGCGGCACCGCGGTCGTGGTGCCCACGATGACCTTCGCCGCGTCGGCCAACGCCGTGGTCTACACCGGGGCCAGCCCGGTCTTCGTGGACGCGCTGGCCGAGGACGGCAACGTCTCCCCCGAACTACTGCTGACCGCGGTGAACAGCCTGCAGGCCGAGGGCATCCCGGTGGCCGCGGTGATGACGGTGGACCTGTTCGGCCGCTGCGTGGACTATCCGTCCCTGGTCGATGTACTCGCCGACCACGGCATCCCGCTCATCGAGGACGCCGCCGAGGCCCTCGGCGCGTCGAAGCACGGCAAGCCCGCGGGCAGCTTCGGCCGCGCCGCCGCGCTGTCGTTCAACGGCAACAAAATCATGACCACCTCCGGCGGCGGCATGCTGCTGTCCGACGACCTGACGCTGCTGGCCCGGGCACGCTACCTGTCCACCCAGGCCCGTCAGCCGGTGCCGCACTACGAGCACACCGAGGTCGGCTACAACTACCGGCTGTCCAACCTGCTCGCCGCGCTGGGCCGCGCGCAGCTGAGCCGGCTGGACTCGATGATCGCCCGCCGTCGGGAGATCCGTGCTCAGTACGTACTCGGGTTGTCCGACATCCCTGGCCTGCGCTTCCTCGGTCGTACCGGGATGGGTAGTGACCGCGAGGACAACTGCTGGCTGACCTGCATCACCCTGGACCCCACCCGGTGCCCGATCTCCGCCGACACGGTGATCAAGGGCCTGGCCGAGGAAGACATCGAGGCGCGTCACCTCTGGAAGCCCATGCACATGCAGCCGGTGTTCTCCGGTGCGCGGGCCTTCGTCGACGGGACCGCGGAAAACCTGTTCTCCACCGGATTGACGCTGCCGAGCGGATCAGCCCTGCGGGACGAGGAGGTGAGCACCGTCATCGACGCGGTACGGGCGGCCCTGGGATTCTGA